In a single window of the Saccharothrix australiensis genome:
- a CDS encoding YbaB/EbfC family nucleoid-associated protein, producing the protein MTTTSHERTGRTPGGYRAQRDGLTRLRRDMGEIAISATTPYRTVTVTVGQQGELTDVRFPTEAYKRMTPAELSAEILAATVAARAGAAVEAARLLAPMARPEDAEDVDAGRAGLTSILPAEPRTAEDVLNGLAH; encoded by the coding sequence GTGACCACCACCTCTCACGAGCGGACCGGGCGAACCCCCGGCGGGTATCGCGCGCAGCGGGACGGGCTGACCAGGCTGCGGCGCGACATGGGCGAGATCGCGATCAGCGCGACCACGCCGTACCGGACGGTGACCGTGACCGTGGGGCAGCAGGGGGAGCTGACCGACGTCCGGTTCCCCACGGAGGCGTACAAGCGGATGACACCGGCGGAGCTGTCGGCCGAGATCCTCGCCGCGACCGTCGCGGCGCGGGCCGGCGCGGCGGTGGAGGCGGCCCGGCTGCTCGCGCCGATGGCCCGGCCCGAGGACGCGGAGGACGTCGACGCGGGCAGGGCGGGCCTGACGTCGATCCTGCCCGCCGAACCGCGCACGGCGGAGGACGTGCTGAACGGCCTGGCCCACTGA
- a CDS encoding sensor histidine kinase, whose translation MGLPGVAFGPDRGARAGHERLRFRPPPLDVLLALVFTGLTVATTVDQQAGTHGPPAYALAALTTAPIVLRQVAPVATTAVTLVAAAMYSVLGYGDLPGGGAGLLVGVFTVATLRSRRAAAAALVATIAVIAANYAGASSSIALPTLLQGFLLVLGACALGRATKRWGRHVERVVEEAATAVTDERARIARELHDIVAHHMSVISLQAGVAGYVLDTDPRTARAALDTVGDTSREALREMRRLLEVLRVDDEEPDAEDGARHGIAALDRLVDRVRAAGVPVEVAVTGRPRDLPPGLDLCAYRVVQESLTNVIKHAGPAAARVEVDYGDRVLTLRVRDDGLAAGPPRATPGSHGIRSMRERVELYGGSLTAGPARDGGFTVTASFPLSAPA comes from the coding sequence GTGGGGCTGCCCGGCGTCGCCTTCGGACCGGACCGGGGCGCGCGGGCGGGGCACGAGCGGTTGCGCTTCCGGCCGCCGCCGCTGGACGTGCTGCTGGCGCTGGTGTTCACCGGGTTGACCGTGGCCACCACCGTCGACCAGCAGGCGGGCACGCACGGCCCGCCGGCGTACGCCCTGGCCGCGCTGACGACGGCGCCCATCGTCCTGCGGCAGGTCGCGCCGGTCGCGACCACGGCGGTCACGCTGGTCGCGGCCGCGATGTACAGCGTGCTGGGCTACGGCGACCTCCCCGGCGGCGGCGCGGGCCTGCTGGTGGGCGTGTTCACCGTGGCGACGCTGCGGTCCCGCCGGGCGGCCGCCGCGGCCTTGGTCGCCACGATCGCCGTGATCGCGGCCAACTACGCCGGGGCGAGCTCTTCGATCGCGTTGCCGACGCTCCTGCAGGGCTTCCTGCTGGTGCTCGGCGCGTGCGCGTTGGGACGGGCCACCAAGCGGTGGGGGCGGCACGTCGAGCGGGTCGTCGAGGAGGCGGCCACGGCCGTCACCGACGAGCGCGCCCGCATCGCCAGGGAGCTGCACGACATCGTCGCGCACCACATGTCGGTCATCTCGTTGCAGGCCGGCGTCGCCGGGTACGTGCTCGACACCGACCCGCGCACCGCCCGCGCCGCGCTGGACACGGTCGGCGACACCAGCCGCGAGGCGCTCCGGGAGATGCGTCGCCTGCTGGAGGTGCTGCGCGTCGACGACGAGGAGCCGGACGCGGAGGACGGCGCGCGGCACGGGATCGCGGCGCTGGACCGGCTGGTGGACCGCGTGCGCGCCGCCGGCGTCCCGGTCGAGGTCGCGGTCACCGGCCGGCCGCGCGACCTGCCGCCGGGCCTGGACCTGTGCGCCTACCGGGTGGTCCAGGAGTCCCTGACCAACGTGATCAAGCACGCGGGACCGGCCGCCGCGCGGGTCGAGGTCGACTACGGGGACCGGGTGCTCACGCTCCGGGTGCGCGACGACGGGCTCGCGGCCGGACCACCGCGCGCGACGCCGGGCTCGCACGGCATCCGGAGCATGCGCGAACGCGTCGAGCTGTACGGCGGTTCGCTCACCGCGGGACCGGCACGCGACGGCGGGTTCACCGTGACGGCGAGCTTCCCGCTGTCCGCCCCGGCCTGA
- a CDS encoding helix-turn-helix domain-containing protein, with translation MEVVMVVEEPRSGCPVNAAVEVLGDRWSLVVLRDIMFCDRRHFRVLQRESEEGIASNILANRLRDLVAAGLLTRDDPGAGRRATYSLTEAGIQLVPVLAELGWWGLRHRPTSAELRARAEELHDGGPELWRAVMAELRERHLGGPRPGTTPDGAEE, from the coding sequence GTGGAGGTAGTCATGGTGGTGGAGGAACCGCGCTCGGGCTGCCCGGTCAACGCCGCGGTCGAGGTGCTGGGCGACCGGTGGAGCCTCGTCGTGCTGCGCGACATCATGTTCTGCGACCGCCGCCACTTCCGGGTGCTCCAGCGCGAGTCCGAGGAGGGCATCGCGTCGAACATCCTCGCGAACCGGCTGCGCGACCTGGTCGCCGCCGGGCTGCTCACCCGCGACGACCCCGGCGCCGGCCGCCGCGCGACGTACAGCCTCACCGAGGCGGGCATCCAACTGGTGCCCGTGCTGGCCGAACTCGGCTGGTGGGGCCTGCGCCACCGCCCCACCAGCGCCGAACTGCGCGCGCGGGCCGAAGAGCTGCACGACGGAGGGCCCGAGCTGTGGCGGGCCGTCATGGCCGAGCTGCGCGAACGCCACCTCGGCGGCCCGCGACCCGGCACGACGCCCGACGGCGCCGAGGAATAG